The Bombus terrestris chromosome 4, iyBomTerr1.2, whole genome shotgun sequence genome has a window encoding:
- the LOC100648015 gene encoding uncharacterized protein LOC100648015, with translation MGINPMKWKTRNVLYTILTLFIFYVLFVYKKKHHVLFEGIIKNSNPIHVWEFVADFSNMKKLNPTIEEFNIIAESGNYDHWKYSVEYTEHLSHIPIIRNIAHGHYAIREDNNGYLITSKHQTCFFPKFGCLESISQFRFDRDGATDTKCIETVQYECPIAFSPLCYREVMYQREEIMKRLKLKFSEAKN, from the exons ATGGGTATCAATCCAATGAAGTGGAAAACCAGAAATGTACTGTATACTATTTTAAcactttttatcttttatgttCTCTTTGTATATAAGAAAAAACATCATGTACTGTTCGaaggaataataaaaaattcaaatcctatACATGTATGGGAATTCGTAGCGGATTTtagtaatatgaaaaaattaaatccAACAAT agaagaatttaatattatcgCAGAAAGTGGCAATTACGATCATTGGAAATATTCGGTCGAATATACTGAACATTTGAGTCATATACCAATTATACGAAACATAGCGCATGGACATTACGCCATACGTGAAGATAATAATGGTTACTTGATTACTTCGAAACATCAGACGTGTTTCTTTCCCAAATTTGGATGCT TGGAGTCGATCTCGCAATTCAGATTCGATCGAGATGGTGCAACAGATACAAAGTGTATCGAAACCGTACAATATGAATGTCCAATTGCATTTTCACCGTTATGTTACAGAGAAGTTATGTATCAACGAGAAGAAATTATgaaaagattgaaattaaaattctcagaggctaaaaattaa
- the LOC100647769 gene encoding eukaryotic translation initiation factor 4E type 2 isoform X1 encodes MSNKFEASTCRLKTNEDNGNDETQSKDNKKTEKDLLPSIEISPNEHKLQYAYALWYSRRSPGKQSSIQSYDQNLKLVGRFASVEQFWSLYSHLVRPSELTTSTDFHLFKVGIKPMWEDEANQKGGKWIVRLRKGLVSRCWENLVLAILGEQFMVGEEICGAVVSIRFQEDIICLWNKTASDYAITARIRDTLRRVLHLPTSASMEYKTHTDSLKNVHRL; translated from the exons ATGTCTAATAAATTTGAGGC TAGTACTTGCAGGTTAAAAACTAACGAAGACAATGGGAATGATGAAACACAatcaaaagataataaaaaaactgAAAAAGATTTACTA CCCTCTATAGAAATTAGTCCAAATGAGCATAAATTACAATATGCATATGCGTTATGGTATAGTCGACGCAGTCCTGGTAAACAATCAAGTATACAAAGTTACGACCAAAATTTAAAATTGGTTGGTAGGTTTGCAAGCGTGGAGCAGTTTTGGAGTCTTTACAGTCATTTAGTCCGGCCATCAGAGTTAACAACATCTACAGATTTTCATCTTTTCAAAGTTGGCATAAAACCAATGTGGGAA GATGAGGCAAATCAGAAAGGTGGTAAATGGATAGTACGGTTAAGAAAGGGTTTAGTTTCTAGATGTTGGGAAAATCTTGTATTAGCTATATTAGGAGAACAATTTATGGTTGGAGAAGAGATATGTGGAGCTGTTGTATCTATAAGGTTTCAG GAAGACATAATATGTCTATGGAATAAGACTGCATCTGATTATGCGATAACAGCACGTATTAGAGATACATTAAGGAGGGTCTTACATCTTCCAACAAGTGCCTCAATGGAATACAAAACTCATACTGATAGTTTGAAGAATGTTCATCGGCTCTAA
- the LOC100647769 gene encoding eukaryotic translation initiation factor 4E type 2 isoform X2, with the protein MSNKFEATCRLKTNEDNGNDETQSKDNKKTEKDLLPSIEISPNEHKLQYAYALWYSRRSPGKQSSIQSYDQNLKLVGRFASVEQFWSLYSHLVRPSELTTSTDFHLFKVGIKPMWEDEANQKGGKWIVRLRKGLVSRCWENLVLAILGEQFMVGEEICGAVVSIRFQEDIICLWNKTASDYAITARIRDTLRRVLHLPTSASMEYKTHTDSLKNVHRL; encoded by the exons ATGTCTAATAAATTTGAGGC TACTTGCAGGTTAAAAACTAACGAAGACAATGGGAATGATGAAACACAatcaaaagataataaaaaaactgAAAAAGATTTACTA CCCTCTATAGAAATTAGTCCAAATGAGCATAAATTACAATATGCATATGCGTTATGGTATAGTCGACGCAGTCCTGGTAAACAATCAAGTATACAAAGTTACGACCAAAATTTAAAATTGGTTGGTAGGTTTGCAAGCGTGGAGCAGTTTTGGAGTCTTTACAGTCATTTAGTCCGGCCATCAGAGTTAACAACATCTACAGATTTTCATCTTTTCAAAGTTGGCATAAAACCAATGTGGGAA GATGAGGCAAATCAGAAAGGTGGTAAATGGATAGTACGGTTAAGAAAGGGTTTAGTTTCTAGATGTTGGGAAAATCTTGTATTAGCTATATTAGGAGAACAATTTATGGTTGGAGAAGAGATATGTGGAGCTGTTGTATCTATAAGGTTTCAG GAAGACATAATATGTCTATGGAATAAGACTGCATCTGATTATGCGATAACAGCACGTATTAGAGATACATTAAGGAGGGTCTTACATCTTCCAACAAGTGCCTCAATGGAATACAAAACTCATACTGATAGTTTGAAGAATGTTCATCGGCTCTAA
- the LOC100647769 gene encoding eukaryotic translation initiation factor 4E type 2 isoform X3 produces the protein MSNKFEALKTNEDNGNDETQSKDNKKTEKDLLPSIEISPNEHKLQYAYALWYSRRSPGKQSSIQSYDQNLKLVGRFASVEQFWSLYSHLVRPSELTTSTDFHLFKVGIKPMWEDEANQKGGKWIVRLRKGLVSRCWENLVLAILGEQFMVGEEICGAVVSIRFQEDIICLWNKTASDYAITARIRDTLRRVLHLPTSASMEYKTHTDSLKNVHRL, from the exons ATGTCTAATAAATTTGAGGC GTTAAAAACTAACGAAGACAATGGGAATGATGAAACACAatcaaaagataataaaaaaactgAAAAAGATTTACTA CCCTCTATAGAAATTAGTCCAAATGAGCATAAATTACAATATGCATATGCGTTATGGTATAGTCGACGCAGTCCTGGTAAACAATCAAGTATACAAAGTTACGACCAAAATTTAAAATTGGTTGGTAGGTTTGCAAGCGTGGAGCAGTTTTGGAGTCTTTACAGTCATTTAGTCCGGCCATCAGAGTTAACAACATCTACAGATTTTCATCTTTTCAAAGTTGGCATAAAACCAATGTGGGAA GATGAGGCAAATCAGAAAGGTGGTAAATGGATAGTACGGTTAAGAAAGGGTTTAGTTTCTAGATGTTGGGAAAATCTTGTATTAGCTATATTAGGAGAACAATTTATGGTTGGAGAAGAGATATGTGGAGCTGTTGTATCTATAAGGTTTCAG GAAGACATAATATGTCTATGGAATAAGACTGCATCTGATTATGCGATAACAGCACGTATTAGAGATACATTAAGGAGGGTCTTACATCTTCCAACAAGTGCCTCAATGGAATACAAAACTCATACTGATAGTTTGAAGAATGTTCATCGGCTCTAA
- the LOC100647571 gene encoding motile sperm domain-containing protein 1 isoform X1, with the protein MQPQLVTTPRKLPVFVFPQSITFFLDDQSTHKQVLTLYNPYDFPIRFKVLCTAPNKYKVVEPEGTIKARYCIDIVVRHTALVFSNCNVVDKFRIQMQEHPTKQAIGQRDVEAKLLPGTTEAAGRSTPDPEMFQQLPINETRQQQSYALIAQNKAIDKYTLKPPRSKHDLFRGNIQNKNTEIYLSSDMNYVTDKGGTNYVALIAGIICIVGLLLPTEGEQNNRVPDYLHLSINFKLIFSFVLGMVTIIILRL; encoded by the exons atgCAGCCCCAATTAGTTACAACTCCAAGAAAACTACCAGTGTTTGTATTTCCTCAAAGTATCACTTTTTTTTTAGACGATCAGTCTACTCACAAACAAGTCTTAACTTTGTATAACCCATATGATTTTCCAATAAGATTTAAag TATTATGTACTGcaccaaataaatataaagttgtTGAGCCTGAAGGAACAATAAAAGCGAGATATTGTATTGATATTGTTGTCAGACATACAGCTCTTGTGTTTAGTAATTGTAATGTTGTTGATAAATTTAGAATACAAATGCAAGAACATCCAACTAAACAG GCCATAGGACAAAGAGATGTTGAAGCTAAATTACTTCCTGGAACAACAGAAGCAGCTGGAAGATCTACACCAGATCCTGAAATGTTTCAACAGCTTCCCATAAATGAAACCAGACAGCAACAATCATATGCTCTTATAGCTCAAAATAAAGCCATTGATA AATACACACTGAAACCACCAAGATCAAAACATGATTTATTTCGtggaaatattcaaaataagaaCACAGAAATTTACTTATCTTCAGATATGAATTATGTTACGGATAAAG GAGGGACAAATTATGTAGCACTGATTGCTGGAATCATTTGCATAGTTGGATTGCTCTTACCTACAGAAGGAGAGCAGAATAATAGAGTGCCTGATTATCTTCATCTCTCCATaaactttaaattaatattttcatttgtattgG GTATggttacaattattattttaaggTTGTAA
- the LOC100647571 gene encoding motile sperm domain-containing protein 1 isoform X2 translates to MQPQLVTTPRKLPVFVFPQSITFFLDDQSTHKQVLTLYNPYDFPIRFKVLCTAPNKYKVVEPEGTIKARYCIDIVVRHTALVFSNCNVVDKFRIQMQEHPTKQAIGQRDVEAKLLPGTTEAAGRSTPDPEMFQQLPINETRQQQSYALIAQNKAIDRGTNYVALIAGIICIVGLLLPTEGEQNNRVPDYLHLSINFKLIFSFVLGMVTIIILRL, encoded by the exons atgCAGCCCCAATTAGTTACAACTCCAAGAAAACTACCAGTGTTTGTATTTCCTCAAAGTATCACTTTTTTTTTAGACGATCAGTCTACTCACAAACAAGTCTTAACTTTGTATAACCCATATGATTTTCCAATAAGATTTAAag TATTATGTACTGcaccaaataaatataaagttgtTGAGCCTGAAGGAACAATAAAAGCGAGATATTGTATTGATATTGTTGTCAGACATACAGCTCTTGTGTTTAGTAATTGTAATGTTGTTGATAAATTTAGAATACAAATGCAAGAACATCCAACTAAACAG GCCATAGGACAAAGAGATGTTGAAGCTAAATTACTTCCTGGAACAACAGAAGCAGCTGGAAGATCTACACCAGATCCTGAAATGTTTCAACAGCTTCCCATAAATGAAACCAGACAGCAACAATCATATGCTCTTATAGCTCAAAATAAAGCCATTGATA GAGGGACAAATTATGTAGCACTGATTGCTGGAATCATTTGCATAGTTGGATTGCTCTTACCTACAGAAGGAGAGCAGAATAATAGAGTGCCTGATTATCTTCATCTCTCCATaaactttaaattaatattttcatttgtattgG GTATggttacaattattattttaaggTTGTAA
- the LOC100647376 gene encoding peptidyl-prolyl cis-trans isomerase cyp11 isoform X1 has translation MKYTKEETMVNVNPRVFFDIEVGGLPMGRVVFELFADICPMTCENFRALCTGEKGLGKTTGKQLHYKGIVFHRVVKDFMIQGGDFSVGNGTGGESIYGGTFADENFVIRHNKSFLLSMANRGRDTNGSQFFITTQPAPHLDNVHVVFGEVVSGQEIVTHIEGLPVDRMSRPLQDAKVVNCGELVLKVKNKTKKRETKDSSSSDSNSDSYAEKPKKKKKAKKNKKRAKSEDGEIHDSNEDDLGQPHPLVSVTKIDPDEIPEVPANKFLYRAGPTNNANQKEFRQHYGRDRVRSHRKTGRIFKGRGIFRYHTPSRSRSRSVTPPHWKQAQNRTIKLHEFQKLEKERLKKEEELKKREADRIKKFTENPDEDNQVVDKFDVEAHISEELENKENDQSDEKKSASKNADQDQDNLNASIDVNDAITKDKVDAKHKNEKIIKRDLHRSYGDRSSRRESRDRSKRRGSGRSRSRDRRRSRDRDYDRRNSRDRRNRRNYYPRRRDSYRINRPGRDNYRYYDRRNDYRRTNNSNPNYDTDMNSSRYDKNRRKSDNTLDSNNQPKFKRRSRSTSSSSQHSKD, from the exons ATG aagtatacaaaagaagaaaccaTGGTTAATGTTAATCCCAGAGTGTTCTTTGATATAGAGGTGGGCGGTCTCCCAATGGGTCGAGTGGTATTTGAACTCTTTGCAGACATTTGTCCGATGACATGTGAAAATTTTCGTGCCCTATGTACTGGAGAGAAAGGACTTGGAAAAACAACTGGCAAACAATTGCATTATAAAGGAATTGTTTTTCATAGAGTAGTTAAAGATTTTATGATTCAAGGTGGTGATTTTTCAGTAGGTAATGGAACTGGAGGAGAATCAATTTATGGTGGAACTTTTGcag atgaaaattttgttataagacataataaatcatttttattatctatGGCAAATCGTGGTAGAGACACAAATGGTTCACAATTTTTTAT TACAACACAACCAGCGCCTCACCTCGACAA TGTCCATGTGGTTTTTGGAGAAGTAGTATCGGGCCAGGAAATTGTTACACATATTGAGGGACTTCCAGTAGACCGCATGTCTCGTCCGTTACAAGATGCGAAGGTTGTAAATTGTGGAGAACTTGTattgaaagtaaaaaataaaa CAAAGAAACGTGAAACAAAGGATAGCAGTTCGTCTGATTCTAATTCTGATTCATATGCAGAGAAAcctaagaagaagaaaaaggcgaAGAAAAA TAAAAAAAGAGCAAAATCAGAGGATGGTGAAATTCATGATTCAAATGAAGATGACCTTGGACAACCTCATCCCCTTGTTTCGGTTACAAAAATCGATCCTGATGAAATTCCTGAAGTACcagcaaataaatttttatatagagCAGGACCTACCAATAATGCAAATCAGAAAGAATTTAGACAACACTACGGGAGAGACCGGGTACGATCACATAGAAAAACTGGTCGCATTTTTAAAGGAAGAGGAATATTT cgATATCATACGCCTTCACGTAGCCGTTCGAGAAGTGTCACACCACCTCATTGGAAACAAGCTCAAAAtcgtactattaagttacatgAATTTCAG AAATTAGAGAAAGAACGCTTAAAGAAAGAGGAGGAATTAAAGAAACGCGAAGCCGATAGGATTAAAAAATTTACTGAAAATCCTGATGAAGATAACCAAGTAGTGGACAAATTTGATGTCGAAGCACATATATCTgaagaattagaaaataaagaaaatgatCAGTCAGATGAAAAAAAGAGTGCCAGTAAAAACGCGGACCAGGATCAAGATAACTTAAATGCTAGTATAGATGTTAACGATGCTATCACAAAAGACAAAGTAGATGCGaaacataaaaatgaaaagataatTAAACGCGACTTACATCGATCGTATGGCGATAGATCGTCACGGCGAGAATCGCGCGATAGAAGCAAAAGACGTGGAAGTGGTCGGTCCAGATCGCGAGATCGACGGAGATCTCGAGATAGAGATTATGACCGTAGAAATAGTCGTGacagaagaaatagaagaaactaTTATCCTCGAAGGCGAGATTCATATAGGATTAACAGGCCTGGCAGAGATAATTATAGATATTATGATAGACGCAATGATTATAGAAGAACAAACAATTCTAATCCTAACTACGATACGGATATGAATTCATCCCGTTAtgataaaaatcgaagaaaaagtgATAATACCTTAGACTCTAACAATCAACCAAAATTTAAACGCCGCTCACGTTCAACTAGTTCTAGTAGTCAGCACTCCAAAGactaa
- the LOC100647376 gene encoding peptidyl-prolyl cis-trans isomerase cyp11 isoform X2 yields MVNVNPRVFFDIEVGGLPMGRVVFELFADICPMTCENFRALCTGEKGLGKTTGKQLHYKGIVFHRVVKDFMIQGGDFSVGNGTGGESIYGGTFADENFVIRHNKSFLLSMANRGRDTNGSQFFITTQPAPHLDNVHVVFGEVVSGQEIVTHIEGLPVDRMSRPLQDAKVVNCGELVLKVKNKTKKRETKDSSSSDSNSDSYAEKPKKKKKAKKNKKRAKSEDGEIHDSNEDDLGQPHPLVSVTKIDPDEIPEVPANKFLYRAGPTNNANQKEFRQHYGRDRVRSHRKTGRIFKGRGIFRYHTPSRSRSRSVTPPHWKQAQNRTIKLHEFQKLEKERLKKEEELKKREADRIKKFTENPDEDNQVVDKFDVEAHISEELENKENDQSDEKKSASKNADQDQDNLNASIDVNDAITKDKVDAKHKNEKIIKRDLHRSYGDRSSRRESRDRSKRRGSGRSRSRDRRRSRDRDYDRRNSRDRRNRRNYYPRRRDSYRINRPGRDNYRYYDRRNDYRRTNNSNPNYDTDMNSSRYDKNRRKSDNTLDSNNQPKFKRRSRSTSSSSQHSKD; encoded by the exons aTGGTTAATGTTAATCCCAGAGTGTTCTTTGATATAGAGGTGGGCGGTCTCCCAATGGGTCGAGTGGTATTTGAACTCTTTGCAGACATTTGTCCGATGACATGTGAAAATTTTCGTGCCCTATGTACTGGAGAGAAAGGACTTGGAAAAACAACTGGCAAACAATTGCATTATAAAGGAATTGTTTTTCATAGAGTAGTTAAAGATTTTATGATTCAAGGTGGTGATTTTTCAGTAGGTAATGGAACTGGAGGAGAATCAATTTATGGTGGAACTTTTGcag atgaaaattttgttataagacataataaatcatttttattatctatGGCAAATCGTGGTAGAGACACAAATGGTTCACAATTTTTTAT TACAACACAACCAGCGCCTCACCTCGACAA TGTCCATGTGGTTTTTGGAGAAGTAGTATCGGGCCAGGAAATTGTTACACATATTGAGGGACTTCCAGTAGACCGCATGTCTCGTCCGTTACAAGATGCGAAGGTTGTAAATTGTGGAGAACTTGTattgaaagtaaaaaataaaa CAAAGAAACGTGAAACAAAGGATAGCAGTTCGTCTGATTCTAATTCTGATTCATATGCAGAGAAAcctaagaagaagaaaaaggcgaAGAAAAA TAAAAAAAGAGCAAAATCAGAGGATGGTGAAATTCATGATTCAAATGAAGATGACCTTGGACAACCTCATCCCCTTGTTTCGGTTACAAAAATCGATCCTGATGAAATTCCTGAAGTACcagcaaataaatttttatatagagCAGGACCTACCAATAATGCAAATCAGAAAGAATTTAGACAACACTACGGGAGAGACCGGGTACGATCACATAGAAAAACTGGTCGCATTTTTAAAGGAAGAGGAATATTT cgATATCATACGCCTTCACGTAGCCGTTCGAGAAGTGTCACACCACCTCATTGGAAACAAGCTCAAAAtcgtactattaagttacatgAATTTCAG AAATTAGAGAAAGAACGCTTAAAGAAAGAGGAGGAATTAAAGAAACGCGAAGCCGATAGGATTAAAAAATTTACTGAAAATCCTGATGAAGATAACCAAGTAGTGGACAAATTTGATGTCGAAGCACATATATCTgaagaattagaaaataaagaaaatgatCAGTCAGATGAAAAAAAGAGTGCCAGTAAAAACGCGGACCAGGATCAAGATAACTTAAATGCTAGTATAGATGTTAACGATGCTATCACAAAAGACAAAGTAGATGCGaaacataaaaatgaaaagataatTAAACGCGACTTACATCGATCGTATGGCGATAGATCGTCACGGCGAGAATCGCGCGATAGAAGCAAAAGACGTGGAAGTGGTCGGTCCAGATCGCGAGATCGACGGAGATCTCGAGATAGAGATTATGACCGTAGAAATAGTCGTGacagaagaaatagaagaaactaTTATCCTCGAAGGCGAGATTCATATAGGATTAACAGGCCTGGCAGAGATAATTATAGATATTATGATAGACGCAATGATTATAGAAGAACAAACAATTCTAATCCTAACTACGATACGGATATGAATTCATCCCGTTAtgataaaaatcgaagaaaaagtgATAATACCTTAGACTCTAACAATCAACCAAAATTTAAACGCCGCTCACGTTCAACTAGTTCTAGTAGTCAGCACTCCAAAGactaa
- the LOC100647376 gene encoding peptidyl-prolyl cis-trans isomerase G isoform X3, protein MKAGSFCSSLIPLIIFCCCSTTQPAPHLDNVHVVFGEVVSGQEIVTHIEGLPVDRMSRPLQDAKVVNCGELVLKVKNKTKKRETKDSSSSDSNSDSYAEKPKKKKKAKKNKKRAKSEDGEIHDSNEDDLGQPHPLVSVTKIDPDEIPEVPANKFLYRAGPTNNANQKEFRQHYGRDRVRSHRKTGRIFKGRGIFRYHTPSRSRSRSVTPPHWKQAQNRTIKLHEFQKLEKERLKKEEELKKREADRIKKFTENPDEDNQVVDKFDVEAHISEELENKENDQSDEKKSASKNADQDQDNLNASIDVNDAITKDKVDAKHKNEKIIKRDLHRSYGDRSSRRESRDRSKRRGSGRSRSRDRRRSRDRDYDRRNSRDRRNRRNYYPRRRDSYRINRPGRDNYRYYDRRNDYRRTNNSNPNYDTDMNSSRYDKNRRKSDNTLDSNNQPKFKRRSRSTSSSSQHSKD, encoded by the exons ATGAAAGCTGGCTCTTTCTGTTCATCTCTCATCCCCTTAATCATATTTTGTTGTTGTAGTACAACACAACCAGCGCCTCACCTCGACAA TGTCCATGTGGTTTTTGGAGAAGTAGTATCGGGCCAGGAAATTGTTACACATATTGAGGGACTTCCAGTAGACCGCATGTCTCGTCCGTTACAAGATGCGAAGGTTGTAAATTGTGGAGAACTTGTattgaaagtaaaaaataaaa CAAAGAAACGTGAAACAAAGGATAGCAGTTCGTCTGATTCTAATTCTGATTCATATGCAGAGAAAcctaagaagaagaaaaaggcgaAGAAAAA TAAAAAAAGAGCAAAATCAGAGGATGGTGAAATTCATGATTCAAATGAAGATGACCTTGGACAACCTCATCCCCTTGTTTCGGTTACAAAAATCGATCCTGATGAAATTCCTGAAGTACcagcaaataaatttttatatagagCAGGACCTACCAATAATGCAAATCAGAAAGAATTTAGACAACACTACGGGAGAGACCGGGTACGATCACATAGAAAAACTGGTCGCATTTTTAAAGGAAGAGGAATATTT cgATATCATACGCCTTCACGTAGCCGTTCGAGAAGTGTCACACCACCTCATTGGAAACAAGCTCAAAAtcgtactattaagttacatgAATTTCAG AAATTAGAGAAAGAACGCTTAAAGAAAGAGGAGGAATTAAAGAAACGCGAAGCCGATAGGATTAAAAAATTTACTGAAAATCCTGATGAAGATAACCAAGTAGTGGACAAATTTGATGTCGAAGCACATATATCTgaagaattagaaaataaagaaaatgatCAGTCAGATGAAAAAAAGAGTGCCAGTAAAAACGCGGACCAGGATCAAGATAACTTAAATGCTAGTATAGATGTTAACGATGCTATCACAAAAGACAAAGTAGATGCGaaacataaaaatgaaaagataatTAAACGCGACTTACATCGATCGTATGGCGATAGATCGTCACGGCGAGAATCGCGCGATAGAAGCAAAAGACGTGGAAGTGGTCGGTCCAGATCGCGAGATCGACGGAGATCTCGAGATAGAGATTATGACCGTAGAAATAGTCGTGacagaagaaatagaagaaactaTTATCCTCGAAGGCGAGATTCATATAGGATTAACAGGCCTGGCAGAGATAATTATAGATATTATGATAGACGCAATGATTATAGAAGAACAAACAATTCTAATCCTAACTACGATACGGATATGAATTCATCCCGTTAtgataaaaatcgaagaaaaagtgATAATACCTTAGACTCTAACAATCAACCAAAATTTAAACGCCGCTCACGTTCAACTAGTTCTAGTAGTCAGCACTCCAAAGactaa